A genomic region of Sideroxydans sp. CL21 contains the following coding sequences:
- a CDS encoding addiction module protein, producing the protein MNRIDVPIAQLSFTQKLDLMEMLWSDMAGNEKNLESPAWHGAILNDREAALNAGKVTVSNWEEAKERIKKNVA; encoded by the coding sequence ATGAACAGAATCGACGTTCCTATTGCACAGCTTTCATTCACCCAAAAATTGGATTTAATGGAAATGCTGTGGTCAGACATGGCCGGCAACGAAAAGAATCTGGAGTCTCCGGCATGGCATGGAGCGATCCTTAATGATCGCGAAGCTGCCCTGAATGCAGGCAAGGTAACCGTTTCAAATTGGGAAGAAGCCAAAGAAAGAATCAAGAAAAACGTCGCATGA
- a CDS encoding type II toxin-antitoxin system RelE/ParE family toxin, producing MRIKVLSAAENDLVEGHHFYEAQADGLGAYFLDTLYSDIDSLAYFAGIHRVVLGYHRLLSKRFPFAVYYRVANDEVIVFAVLDCRRNPSWIRKKLSK from the coding sequence ATGAGGATAAAAGTCCTCAGTGCCGCAGAGAACGATCTCGTAGAAGGTCACCACTTCTACGAAGCACAAGCAGACGGCCTCGGCGCTTATTTTCTGGACACGCTCTACTCCGATATTGACTCACTGGCCTACTTTGCGGGAATACACCGCGTAGTGCTGGGCTACCACCGGCTTCTCTCCAAACGTTTCCCATTCGCTGTTTATTATCGTGTCGCTAACGATGAAGTCATTGTATTCGCTGTGCTTGATTGCCGCAGAAATCCAAGCTGGATAAGGAAGAAGCTATCCAAGTGA